One part of the Mariniflexile litorale genome encodes these proteins:
- a CDS encoding glycosyl hydrolase family 28 protein, with product MKNIIRFSFSILIMFLLGAKCIEQKVENKPKDYLVTNFGAIPDGKTLNTKALQKAIDAAFKNNGGQVVFPKGRFLSGSIQLKSNVTLYFEEGAVLLGSTNPKDYYKMEFPDRPTSPKKDDNSQLALILAHKANNIALKGKGEIDGQGLALAIAVDSLHHAGIAVDPNYNTRRHRPNETMRPKLFRFSQCNTILIEGLKVGQAACWGLSFELCSNLTINKLKIVNRAYWNNDGIDITDCKNVKITNCDIDSADDAICLKSYYPGYFNDSVYIANCTIRSSASAIKFGTASIGGFKNITIEDIKVFDTFRSAIAIQTVDGGFIENVSVNNITAENTGNAIFLRLGHRSGEKPGSLKNVTIKNMKVQVPFGRPDINYDLRGPEVDFFHNPFSSAIVGIPGYKIENVTLENIEINYPGKASKGMAYMPLSRLDLVPEEITASPEFSMFGEYPAYGLYVRHAQGIRLDNIKFTLDDTDFRPAFVFDDVKTLEINNITLNKDTKEQIILKDTENTTLDAEASTLVEKL from the coding sequence ATGAAAAATATAATTAGATTCAGCTTTTCAATTTTAATAATGTTTTTGCTCGGCGCTAAATGTATAGAACAAAAGGTCGAAAATAAACCTAAAGATTATTTAGTTACCAATTTTGGAGCCATTCCAGACGGCAAAACCTTAAACACCAAAGCCTTACAAAAAGCGATAGATGCGGCTTTTAAAAATAATGGCGGACAAGTTGTTTTCCCTAAAGGCCGTTTTTTATCGGGTAGTATTCAACTTAAAAGTAACGTCACTTTATATTTTGAAGAAGGTGCTGTGTTATTAGGAAGCACAAACCCGAAGGACTATTATAAAATGGAATTTCCGGATAGACCAACTTCTCCTAAAAAAGACGATAACTCTCAATTGGCTTTAATTTTAGCCCATAAAGCCAATAATATCGCTCTAAAAGGAAAAGGTGAAATAGATGGGCAAGGGTTGGCTTTGGCCATAGCAGTAGATAGCTTGCATCACGCAGGTATTGCTGTAGATCCAAATTACAACACCCGCAGACACCGGCCAAATGAAACCATGCGACCAAAACTGTTTCGTTTTTCGCAATGCAACACTATTTTAATTGAGGGATTAAAAGTAGGACAAGCCGCTTGTTGGGGCTTGTCTTTCGAGCTATGTTCTAACCTAACTATTAATAAATTAAAAATTGTTAATCGCGCGTATTGGAACAACGATGGTATCGATATAACAGACTGTAAAAATGTTAAAATAACCAATTGCGATATCGATTCGGCAGACGATGCTATTTGTTTAAAATCGTATTATCCGGGGTATTTTAACGATTCGGTTTATATCGCTAATTGCACCATTCGCTCTAGTGCAAGTGCTATTAAATTTGGAACTGCTTCTATTGGTGGTTTTAAAAATATAACTATTGAAGATATTAAGGTTTTTGATACGTTTCGTTCTGCAATTGCCATTCAAACGGTAGATGGTGGTTTTATAGAAAATGTATCGGTCAATAATATTACCGCCGAAAATACCGGAAATGCTATCTTTTTAAGATTAGGGCATCGTTCTGGAGAAAAACCAGGAAGTCTTAAAAATGTAACTATTAAAAATATGAAAGTGCAAGTGCCTTTTGGTAGACCCGATATTAATTATGATTTAAGAGGGCCAGAAGTCGATTTTTTTCATAACCCTTTTTCATCGGCTATTGTAGGTATTCCGGGTTATAAAATTGAAAATGTAACGCTAGAGAATATTGAAATTAACTATCCTGGTAAAGCCTCAAAAGGGATGGCGTATATGCCTTTAAGTCGTTTGGATCTAGTGCCAGAAGAAATTACGGCATCTCCCGAGTTCTCTATGTTTGGCGAATATCCTGCTTATGGTCTTTATGTTAGGCATGCCCAAGGTATTCGTTTAGATAACATAAAGTTCACACTCGATGACACCGATTTTCGTCCTGCTTTTGTGTTCGATGATGTGAAGACTTTAGAGATAAACAACATCACTTTAAACAAAGACACTAAAGAACAAATTATATTAAAAGATACCGAAAACACCACTTTAGATGCTGAAGCTTCAACATTAGTAGAAAAGCTTTAA